From Bacteroidota bacterium, one genomic window encodes:
- a CDS encoding transposase domain-containing protein gives MIYSLLGTCKLKGVEPYAWLKNVFEVLPDWKFNRLQELLP, from the coding sequence ATGATTTATTCTTTACTGGGCACTTGTAAATTAAAAGGTGTTGAACCTTATGCATGGCTGAAAAATGTTTTTGAAGTTTTACCCGACTGGAAATTTAATCGCCTTCAAGAATTACTGCCCTGA